The following coding sequences are from one Deltaproteobacteria bacterium window:
- a CDS encoding toxin-antitoxin system YwqK family antitoxin — MSENNETSVSPEEQDTQEGTRASESVICYHPNGKLCERIEFSGGVAEGLWQKWDPRGQLVSECEWKGGRQHGRQTQWFKNGEKSSEINWADGKKHGSESLWSADGTPIRRIDWKLGIMHGIETIWHDNGQKQTETAYEDGVMSGPVRAWFQTGIVKLEGDYRSGERFGEWSEWYGNGTKKLTGNYPDGSWSSWYRNGAKESLGERLNGLEHGSWGYWDDKGNAVAEGNFKDGQKSGGWQHWYTNGQLKRAGGWNRGREHGDWSFWYPSGQMKKSGGYYEGQEDGPWSHWYENGNKAREGKWYRGREEGKWLTWYENGNVEREYEYLHGKWHGQRVLYREDGQKESEGFFEEGKREGVWVAYHPNGQLRSEVEFENDRQKPGMKLWAEDGRKLR, encoded by the coding sequence ATGTCTGAGAACAACGAAACATCTGTTTCGCCTGAAGAGCAAGACACTCAAGAAGGTACCCGAGCGTCTGAATCTGTCATTTGCTACCACCCAAACGGAAAACTTTGTGAGCGTATCGAGTTTTCGGGCGGCGTGGCTGAGGGCTTGTGGCAAAAATGGGATCCACGAGGGCAGCTCGTTTCAGAATGCGAATGGAAGGGCGGCAGGCAACACGGCCGACAAACCCAGTGGTTTAAGAATGGCGAAAAATCGTCTGAGATAAATTGGGCCGACGGTAAAAAACACGGTAGCGAAAGTTTGTGGTCGGCGGACGGGACACCTATCCGGCGTATCGATTGGAAGCTCGGCATCATGCACGGCATTGAAACGATTTGGCATGACAATGGTCAGAAACAAACTGAGACAGCTTATGAAGATGGCGTGATGAGTGGACCCGTTCGTGCTTGGTTTCAAACGGGAATAGTGAAACTCGAGGGTGACTACCGTTCAGGCGAGCGCTTCGGCGAGTGGAGTGAGTGGTATGGTAACGGAACCAAAAAATTAACTGGAAATTATCCAGACGGTTCTTGGAGCAGCTGGTATCGAAATGGTGCCAAGGAGTCCTTAGGTGAGCGTCTTAACGGTCTTGAGCATGGTAGTTGGGGCTACTGGGACGATAAGGGAAATGCAGTAGCAGAGGGCAACTTTAAGGATGGTCAAAAGTCTGGAGGTTGGCAGCACTGGTATACCAATGGTCAACTGAAACGCGCTGGTGGGTGGAACCGCGGTCGGGAACATGGCGATTGGTCATTTTGGTACCCAAGCGGTCAGATGAAGAAATCGGGTGGCTATTACGAAGGTCAAGAAGATGGGCCCTGGTCTCACTGGTATGAGAACGGAAATAAAGCGCGTGAGGGTAAATGGTACCGCGGACGCGAAGAAGGTAAATGGCTCACTTGGTACGAGAATGGAAACGTTGAACGTGAGTATGAATACTTGCATGGAAAGTGGCATGGTCAACGGGTGCTGTATCGCGAAGATGGTCAAAAAGAATCCGAAGGATTTTTTGAAGAAGGCAAGCGCGAGGGTGTTTGGGTGGCCTATCATCCGAATGGGCAGCTAAGATCAGAAGTAGAATTCGAAAATGACCGGCAAAAGCCAGGTATGAAACTCTGGGCTGAGGATGGGCGCAAATTGCGCTAA